In Acidisarcina polymorpha, the DNA window GATTGCAGCCTTTCGCGGTGAGGTCGAACGAGCCCTTGCTCTTGGCGCGGAATACCTCGTCCTCCATCCGGGTTCGTGGAAGGGTCTAAGCCGCGAGCAGGGACTCGAGCTGGCAGCCGAGTCCATCCAAGGCGCCATCGCGCGTGTGCCGTGGCAGAGCTGCAATTTTCGCATTTTGATCGAAAACACGGCTGGTGCTGAATTTTCTTTAGGAGGCTCCTTCGACCAGGTGGGCGAACTCATCCTCCGGCTTGAAAGCGTGGCGCCGGTCGGAGTGTGCCTGGACACATGCCACACTCATGTCGCCGGGTATGACCTGGTTTCGGCCGAAGGGTATGAACCGACGATCGCCCAGATTGCGGCGGTGATCGGCCTTGACAATATCAAGGTCTGGCACATGAATGACGCCAAAGCGCCGCGGGGTTCGAAACTCGACAGGCACGAACATATCGGCGAAGGCACGATCGGCCTGGAGCCGTTTCGACGGATCTTGAACGACGACCGTTTCAGCCACTGCGCCTTTATCGCCGAGACCCCGGTTGACGAAGAGGGCGATCAGGAACGCGACTTGCTTGCCCTGAAGTCGCTCGCCGCGCGAAAGGTTCCGGTTTAGCGGCTGCTGCAGAGGAGCGAGCTCGAGTGAAGGCGCTCTAATTGTCTGCCGGAGCAAAGCCGTCGCCGGCAAACTTCGGAATACCGAAATGCCCGCGCAAGTGGAGCAAATCCAGCGGGCTCAGGTCGCCGTTTATCGCCACTACGTTCAGATTGCGCGCACTTGTTTGCACTACGACCATGCCGGTCACGTCGGTCCCTTCAAACTTGATATACAAGTCGGTCTTTCCTTGCGCGTCAATCGCGTATGGAGCCGGCGCGGTGGGAGGGGGAGGAGGAGTGACTGCTCCCGGAGGCACACCTGCCGGCGGCGGAACGTGGCTCTGGGTACTGACCAGGTGTTTCCACCCTGCGTCTTTATACTGCTGCCGAATCGCATCCAACTGCCGCGGGTCGTACATGCCCGGTTGTGCGTAGCGATACAGGTGGACGGTTACGCCATTCAACTTGGCGATCGCCTTGCGAGTATCGGCATCGCCGCCGTCGAGCAGGCCACTGGCCATCTGCAACATCGTCCGGTCAAAGGTAAAGTCGGTGTGAAAAGCGGCTGTTCGGCCAAGCTGCTCAACGCCGGATGGGAGCCAATCGGGCTGCTGATCGGGCGTTGAGGCAGCGAACCCAAACGGGGATACCCATAATGCGAGGGCTACCATTCCGATCTGCAACGAACGGCATTTCCAGGTCCCTAGTTGAAGAAGCATAAAACTACCTCAATTCCCAAGATTAGACCCCGAGTGCCACAAAAAGACGTTCACCTGGGAAGGAAATAGCCAGCTCGGGGAACGGCGTAAAATCGGCGCATCGGATCGACAGAGATCCACTTGCGACATGCCCATCGCCTCGCTCACTCTCGAACTGCGCATCGAACACGCACAATCGCTCAAGGACCGACGGCAGGTGGTTCGCAGCCTCAAAGAAAAGCTGGCGCACGGCTTCAACATTTCCGTCGCCGAACTCGATGAATCGGTCACTTGGCAGTCCGCGACTCTGGGAGTCGCCGCCATCTCCGGGTCACGCGATTACCTGACCGGACTGATGCGCCAGGTCGAAGATGCAGCTACCCGAATCGCTAATGACCTTGGCGCCACGATCTCTGACTCCTGGTGGCAATTCCTTGAGGAGTAGGAAAAGAGGAATGCCAACCCAGGTCATTTTCTCGCGGGCGAAAAAAATTAGTGGGACTCGCGAGTCACCGTCGCTCCCCGGCAGCCGACGAGGAAATCCAGATCCGCGCCCTCGGACGCCTGCATCACGTGCTCAACGTACAGTTGCTGATAGCCGCCCTTCATCGTCGGCAGGGAGGGCTTCCACGATGCGCGACGGCGCTCTAATTCTTCCGCCGGCACATCAAGATGGAGGCGTCTCGCCTCGACATCGAGTTCGATCATGTCGCCCTCCTCGACGAGGGCAAGCGGGCCGCCTACCGCAGCCTCCGGGCACACATGTAAGACGACGGTGCCATAGGCGGTGCCGCTCATGCGCGCATCCGAGATGCGCACGATATCGGTGATGCCGCGCTCGAGCAGCTTGGGCGGCAAGCCCATGTTCCCGACTTCCGCCATTCCCGGATAGCCTTTTGGCCCGCAGTTCTTCAGCACCAGGATCGAGTTCTCATCGACCACGAGGTCGGGATCGAGGATCCGTTCGTGATAGTGCTCGATGGTCTCGAAGACGACGGCAGGCCCGCGATGCCGCATGAGGTGGGGGGAAGCGGCCGACGGCTTCAGAACGGCTCCATCGGGCGCCAGGCTCCCTCGTAAAACGGCGACTCCGCCATGCGCGACCAGGGGGTTCTCGAAATCGCGAATCACCTCACGGTTCCAGTTGGGGGCCTCCTTGCAGTTCTCCCAAATGGTCTTGCCATTCACGGTAAGGGCGTCTTTGTGCAGCAAATCGTGTTCCCCGAGCGCCCGGATTGCCGCCGGAAGACCTCCGGCATAGTAGAAGTCCTCCATGAGAAAGCGTCCTGACGGCATCAGGTCGATCAGCGTAGGAACATCGCGGCCAAGCCGGTCCCAGTCGTCCAGGGTCAAAGGAATTCCAACCCGGCCGGCAAAGGCAAGCAGGTGGATGACAGCGTTGGTCGAGCCGCCAATGACGCCATTGACTCGAATCGCGTTCTCGAACGCTTCCTTCTTCAGAATCTTCGAAATACGCAGGTCTTCCTTCACCATTTCGACGATGCGGCGTCCCGCCAAGTGGGCGAGCACCGACCGCCGGGAGTCGACCGCGGGAATCGTCGAGTTAAATGGAAGCGCCAATCCCAGCGACTCGGCCATCGACCCCATGGTCGAGGCGGTGCCCATGGTCATGCAGTGGCCGGCGGAGCGATGCATACAGGACTCTGCTTCGGTGAACTCCAGCTGCGTCATCTTGCCCGTCTTCAGGTCCTCGCTGAAGCGCCACACGTCAGTACCGGAGCCAATGTCCCTGCCCCGGAACTTGCCATTCAACATGGGGCCGCCAGAGACGACGATCGCCGGAACATCGCAACTTGCCGCGCCCATGATGAGCGAGGGCGTCGTCTTATCGCAGCCGCACATCAACACCACCCCGTCGATGGGATTGGCGCGGATGCTCTCCTCCACATCCATGCTGACCAGGTTGCGGAACAGCATGGCGGTCGGACGCATGTTCGTCTCGCCGGTCGACATTACCGGGAACTCCAATGGCAGTCCACCCGCCTCCCAGACACCGCGTTTCACTCTTTCCGCTAAAGCGCGTAGATGAGCGTTGCAAGGGGTCAGTTCCGACCAGGTGTTGCATATACCGATGACCGGGCGGCCGTCGAAGACATCGTCGGGAAAACCCTGGTTGCGCATCCAGCTGCGGTGGAGAAATCCATCTTTATCAGTCCTTCCGAACCAGGATGCGGAACGGAACTTCTTCTTATCTTCGGGCATGTGACTCGCTTTCAAGAATCGATGCTACTTTCGTCTCGGTTTGTCATTGTCTGAAAGTCGCTCGATTGTCTAGTCTGAGGGGTAGCACGGAGAAGATCAAGCAGGACAGCTTTCAGGAGAATTCCATGATCCGACATACCGTTCAATTCAAGTTGAAACACGAGCGTGGATCGCAGCTTGAACAGGATTTTCTCGCCACGGCACAGCACCTGGCGTCCATCCCCGGCGTGACCGAGTTCCTGATCGAGCGCCAGGTAAACGCAAAAAGTCCATATACCTTCGGTATCTCCATGGAGTTCGCCGATCAGACTGCTTACGACGTCTACAATTCCCATCCTGACCATACCGGATTTGTTCAGAATCGATGGCTTCCGGAGGTCGAATCCTTTCTCGAGGGCGACTTTGTTCCGCTCTAGAACTGCTTCGCTGGCAGAGGGGCCGTACACCTTAGTTCAATAGGTAATTTTTATCTGTTTGACTTGGTCTTCCTGCTCCACTATCGTCCCTAAACGACTCGCTACAGGTCATTTCCGGGCCGAATAGGAGGACTTGGTTTGCCAAGCGTACTGAGAAGAATCGCCGGTTTTGTTGTGTTTTGCCTTGTTGGGGGATTCCCTTTCCTGGACTGCGCCGCCGCTGCTGTTACGGGTAGACCGACGCGGCTCACCTGCGACTCGATGGAGCAGCCTCTGGGCATTGATACCCAACGGCCGCTCCTTTCGTGGCAGTTGCAGGATGCTGCCTTCGGCGCGAAGCAGACGGCTTACCGGATTCAGGTCGCTACCGCGCCACCCTTGTTGACGCAGGGAAAAGCGAACGTATGGGACAGCGGCAGAGTCGTCTCCGACCGCTCGGTGAACGTCGCGTACACGGGACCGGCTTTGGTCGCGGCGAAGCGCTACTACTGGCGTGTCCAGGTCTGGGACAAAGATGGCCGACCCTATCCAGAGAGCGCTGTGAGCTGGTGGGAAACCGGGCTGATGGACGCTCAGAACTGGCGAGCCAAATGGGTCGGCTTTGAGCAGGAGGAAGAGCGGAGAATCCGCGAATCCGGCGCGGCCTGGATCACCAATTCTGGGGCTGAAAACTACCATGGGAATGGCATCACCAAGCACGACTTCCGCTATGGCTTCAACCTCTCGAAGCCCGTTAAACGCGCAGTCCTTTATGTCACCGGCAGAGACACGGCAGCGGCATGGGTGAACGGAAAGCAAGTGGTCCAGCCAATGGCGATGCCCGCATGGAAGCAGTTTCCGTGGCAGACCTACACCACCCAAGACGTCACGAGTTCCCTGCACGCGGGACGCAACCTGCTTGCGGTCGAGGTCACCCTGTATGCCGCCAATCCGGATGGCATGGCTGCTCCGACCGACAGCCGCACCCCGATGAGCGCTTGCCTCTATATCGAAATGGAGGATGGTTCGGTCGACTTATTCAAGAGCGGAGAGGGTTGGAAAGGGGGGCTGAACGTCGAAGGCTCCTGGCAATCCGCTGATTATGACGACACAAAGTGGCAGGCGGCCGTCGCTTACGTTCCCCCCGCTTCGGCAAATGGAAATGCAGCGCCCGGTCCTCCGTGGCCGACGGAATCGGTCAAATTGCTGCGCAAAACATTCGATGTGAGTAGCCCCATTACTTCAGCGCGTCTTTATGTGACCGCCCTGGGCGCATACCAAATGCACATCAATGGCCGCCGTGTCGGCGACCAAGTGCTTGCGCCGGGTTGGATGGACTTTCGTGAGCATGTCCCATACCAGGCCTATGACGTGACCGCCTTGCTCAAGACGGGAGCGAACGTCCTGGGGGCCTACCTCGCTCCAGGATGGTATACGACGCCGCTGATGTGGTTCCGGCAGGGGTACAACTACGGCAGCACGCCGCCCGCCCTCAAGGCGCAAATGCGTCTCGAACACGCTGACGGAAGCGTCCAGTGGGTCGCCACCGATGAAAGCTGGAAGGCCGATTCCTCCCCCGTTCTCAAGGCGGAGATCTACGACGGCGAGACTTACGATGCTCGGCGTACTCAACCAGGGTGGGACACGGCCAGCTTTCCAGGCGATTCCTGGAAGCCCGTCGCGTTGATTGAGCCAGTTGAGCCGGCCATCGTGGCCCAATATTTTCCACCCGTGCGCGTCGAGAAAATACTGAAGGCGAAGGCTGTCACCAGTCCCAGCCCCAGCGTCTATATCTACGACTTCGCGCAGAACCTCGCCGGAGTCGCCAGCCTGCGCGCGCAGGGCCCTGCGGGAACCGATGTCCGGCTGCGCTTTGCCGAAGTCTTGAACCCGGACGGCACCATCTACACTGAGAATCTCCGCACCGCCAAAGCAACCGACCACTTCATTCTCAGCGGGAAAGGCGTCGAGAGCTATCAACCCACCTTTACGTTCCATGGATTTCGATATGTTGAGGTTTCGGGTTTGCCGGCCAAACCGGCAGCGGATGCGGTAGAGGCGGTGGTCTTCCATAGCGATGCGCCGTTCACTGCTCAGCTGCACACCGGCAGCGCGATGATCAATCAGCTCTGGGAGAACATTCTCTGGGGACAACGCTCGAACTTCATCAGTGTGCCGACCGACTGTCCGCAGCGGGATGAGCGGCTCGGATGGACGGCGGACGCGCAAGTCTTCTGGCGCACTGCCTCCTACAACATGGACCTAACCCAGTTTTCGAAGAAGTTCGCCGCGGATGTGCGCGGGACCCAGGTCGGCACAACGAAATACGGTATCTTCGCGCCAGGCACCATTACTCCGAATCCGGGATACGCCGCGGGTTGGAGCGATGCCGGCGTGATCATTCCCTGGACCGCGTGGCTGCAGTCGGGAGATACCCGGGTGATCGAAGAGAACTGGGAGGCCATGGAGAAATACCTGGACGCGATCCAGGCGGACAATCCCGATTTTCTGTGGTCGAAGAACTATGGAACGCCTTATGGCGACTGGCTTTCGCCGGAGGGTCCGACTCGCGAAACCTTGGTTGCCACCGCTTATTGGGCTTACGATGTGACGCTAATGCGGCAGATGGCGCATGCGCTCGGCAAGGCTGACGCGGAGGCCAAGTATGGGGACCTCTTCCATAACATCCAGGCCGCCTTTGTGAAGGAGTTTGTCAGTCAGGATGGCTTTGTGAAGAGCGCCGACAAGGGGCCCTCCCCCTTTGGACAGATCAACAATCCAAACGCTAAAGCTAAAGGTGACGACACCCAAGCGGGTTATGTGCTCGCGTTGCAGATGAATCTGCTGCCCGATTCCCTGCGCGGCCCGGCAGCCGACAAGCTGGTGGGCAAAATTGCGGCCAATGGATGGAAGCTTGGCACCGGCTTTCTAGGCACTCCCTACCTGCTCGCCGTCCTCGTCGATACCGGGCACGCCGACGTCGCTTACCGTCTTTTGTTGAATACCGAGTATCCCTCCTGGGGTTACCTGGTTGGCCACGGCGCGACGACGATGTGGGAGCGCTGGAACGGCGACCAGATGCGCAACGACCCAAGCATGAACTCCTACAACCATTACGCCTATGGAGCGGTAGCGGACTGGATCTACCGGTACGCCGCCGGGATCGACGCGCTCCCAATCGACTCCGGGTTCCACACCGTTTTTCTGCACCCCAACTTCGATGCTCGGCTCGGGAGCCTGGACTTCTCCTATCAGTCTCTCTACGGAGAGATCAAATCATCCTGGTCGATACAGGGAAAGCATGTTCAATGGAAAGTGACGATCCCTCCAAACACGACTGCGCAGCTGCCGCTCTCTGCGGACCAGGCGAGTTCCTTCACCCTGGATGGGATTGGACTCGATCGGAGCAAGAAGGTGAAGCTACTGAAGACCGAAGGAAACACCCAGACCTATGAGTTCGCGGCGGGTAGTTATTCGCTGGAGGTTGTCCGGCCCTAATATGGATTGGGATGACGATGCCTCTACACGGCGAGAGACGCTCTTGATTGGAGGTAGTGTCCTGTGCCGGAAAGTGGCTTCATTCTAACAGGCAAAGCCTCCACATCACAGTGACTCTACTTCTGCTCTGGCTAACTGTGGCTCGCGGATCAAATCGAGAAAGCGCTCTACTTCAGATCTTCCTCCTACCACGAGGGGTGTTCGCTGGTGAATGCCGCGAGGTTGCAGGTTGAGAATCGCTTCGTCTCCGTTGATTGCGAGGCCTCCGGCCTGCTCGGCGATGAGTGCGAGCGGGTTAGCTTCGTACAGCAGGCGCAGCTTGCCTTCCGGGTGCCCGGCCGTCGGCGGATAGAGGAAAACTCCGCCCTTCAGCAGGGTGCGATGAAAGTCGGCAACCAGCGAGCCGATATAGCGGGAGCTATATTCCTGGCCTGCTTTGCTGATGC includes these proteins:
- a CDS encoding deoxyribonuclease IV, whose protein sequence is MSNHRESTIENMSLQEEKPKRIGMHLSTAGGVFTAAGRAQAMGANTFQIFSSSPRMWRPAKLSADHCDQMKKLRVEYDCEPLVIHASYLINLCSQSEDVRRNSIAAFRGEVERALALGAEYLVLHPGSWKGLSREQGLELAAESIQGAIARVPWQSCNFRILIENTAGAEFSLGGSFDQVGELILRLESVAPVGVCLDTCHTHVAGYDLVSAEGYEPTIAQIAAVIGLDNIKVWHMNDAKAPRGSKLDRHEHIGEGTIGLEPFRRILNDDRFSHCAFIAETPVDEEGDQERDLLALKSLAARKVPV
- a CDS encoding DUF503 domain-containing protein, translated to MPIASLTLELRIEHAQSLKDRRQVVRSLKEKLAHGFNISVAELDESVTWQSATLGVAAISGSRDYLTGLMRQVEDAATRIANDLGATISDSWWQFLEE
- a CDS encoding IlvD/Edd family dehydratase, giving the protein MPEDKKKFRSASWFGRTDKDGFLHRSWMRNQGFPDDVFDGRPVIGICNTWSELTPCNAHLRALAERVKRGVWEAGGLPLEFPVMSTGETNMRPTAMLFRNLVSMDVEESIRANPIDGVVLMCGCDKTTPSLIMGAASCDVPAIVVSGGPMLNGKFRGRDIGSGTDVWRFSEDLKTGKMTQLEFTEAESCMHRSAGHCMTMGTASTMGSMAESLGLALPFNSTIPAVDSRRSVLAHLAGRRIVEMVKEDLRISKILKKEAFENAIRVNGVIGGSTNAVIHLLAFAGRVGIPLTLDDWDRLGRDVPTLIDLMPSGRFLMEDFYYAGGLPAAIRALGEHDLLHKDALTVNGKTIWENCKEAPNWNREVIRDFENPLVAHGGVAVLRGSLAPDGAVLKPSAASPHLMRHRGPAVVFETIEHYHERILDPDLVVDENSILVLKNCGPKGYPGMAEVGNMGLPPKLLERGITDIVRISDARMSGTAYGTVVLHVCPEAAVGGPLALVEEGDMIELDVEARRLHLDVPAEELERRRASWKPSLPTMKGGYQQLYVEHVMQASEGADLDFLVGCRGATVTRESH
- a CDS encoding Dabb family protein, with amino-acid sequence MIRHTVQFKLKHERGSQLEQDFLATAQHLASIPGVTEFLIERQVNAKSPYTFGISMEFADQTAYDVYNSHPDHTGFVQNRWLPEVESFLEGDFVPL
- a CDS encoding family 78 glycoside hydrolase catalytic domain yields the protein MPSVLRRIAGFVVFCLVGGFPFLDCAAAAVTGRPTRLTCDSMEQPLGIDTQRPLLSWQLQDAAFGAKQTAYRIQVATAPPLLTQGKANVWDSGRVVSDRSVNVAYTGPALVAAKRYYWRVQVWDKDGRPYPESAVSWWETGLMDAQNWRAKWVGFEQEEERRIRESGAAWITNSGAENYHGNGITKHDFRYGFNLSKPVKRAVLYVTGRDTAAAWVNGKQVVQPMAMPAWKQFPWQTYTTQDVTSSLHAGRNLLAVEVTLYAANPDGMAAPTDSRTPMSACLYIEMEDGSVDLFKSGEGWKGGLNVEGSWQSADYDDTKWQAAVAYVPPASANGNAAPGPPWPTESVKLLRKTFDVSSPITSARLYVTALGAYQMHINGRRVGDQVLAPGWMDFREHVPYQAYDVTALLKTGANVLGAYLAPGWYTTPLMWFRQGYNYGSTPPALKAQMRLEHADGSVQWVATDESWKADSSPVLKAEIYDGETYDARRTQPGWDTASFPGDSWKPVALIEPVEPAIVAQYFPPVRVEKILKAKAVTSPSPSVYIYDFAQNLAGVASLRAQGPAGTDVRLRFAEVLNPDGTIYTENLRTAKATDHFILSGKGVESYQPTFTFHGFRYVEVSGLPAKPAADAVEAVVFHSDAPFTAQLHTGSAMINQLWENILWGQRSNFISVPTDCPQRDERLGWTADAQVFWRTASYNMDLTQFSKKFAADVRGTQVGTTKYGIFAPGTITPNPGYAAGWSDAGVIIPWTAWLQSGDTRVIEENWEAMEKYLDAIQADNPDFLWSKNYGTPYGDWLSPEGPTRETLVATAYWAYDVTLMRQMAHALGKADAEAKYGDLFHNIQAAFVKEFVSQDGFVKSADKGPSPFGQINNPNAKAKGDDTQAGYVLALQMNLLPDSLRGPAADKLVGKIAANGWKLGTGFLGTPYLLAVLVDTGHADVAYRLLLNTEYPSWGYLVGHGATTMWERWNGDQMRNDPSMNSYNHYAYGAVADWIYRYAAGIDALPIDSGFHTVFLHPNFDARLGSLDFSYQSLYGEIKSSWSIQGKHVQWKVTIPPNTTAQLPLSADQASSFTLDGIGLDRSKKVKLLKTEGNTQTYEFAAGSYSLEVVRP